Proteins co-encoded in one Streptomyces sp. JH34 genomic window:
- a CDS encoding metal ABC transporter substrate-binding protein, whose translation MNVRRLIPTAAVAGAVALGLTALSACSSSDAAEGGSDGKLDVVASFYPMQFLAEEIGGSHVSVTTLTKPGTEPHDLELSPRQIGGLGDADYILFLKGVQPAVDDAVEQAGVKNTVDAAKLTTLENHGSEVGHDHGHEEEEGEEHGHEGEEEAGLDPHIWLDPVKYAEVAEGVGKSLEKADPDHAADYRKNTDALVTELNALNTAYETGLKNTATKTFITTHSAFGYLAERYGLTQEGIAGIDPEAEPSPARIDEIHSVAEKSKATTVFFETLASDKTAKTLAKDLGLKTGVLDPLEGITDKSAGADYTEVMESNLAALQKALGAK comes from the coding sequence ATGAACGTACGCCGCCTCATACCCACAGCCGCCGTCGCCGGAGCAGTCGCGCTCGGCCTCACCGCGCTCTCCGCCTGCTCCTCCTCCGACGCGGCCGAGGGCGGGAGCGACGGCAAGCTGGACGTGGTGGCGTCCTTCTACCCGATGCAGTTCCTGGCCGAGGAGATAGGCGGTTCGCACGTCTCCGTCACGACCCTGACCAAGCCGGGCACCGAGCCGCACGATCTGGAGCTCTCCCCCCGGCAGATCGGCGGTCTGGGCGACGCCGACTACATCCTGTTCCTCAAGGGCGTCCAGCCCGCCGTCGACGACGCCGTCGAGCAGGCCGGCGTGAAGAACACCGTGGACGCGGCGAAGCTCACCACGCTCGAGAACCACGGCTCCGAGGTCGGCCACGACCACGGACACGAGGAGGAGGAGGGCGAGGAGCACGGGCACGAGGGCGAGGAGGAGGCCGGACTCGACCCGCACATCTGGCTGGACCCCGTGAAGTACGCCGAGGTCGCCGAGGGTGTGGGCAAGTCCCTGGAGAAGGCCGACCCGGACCACGCCGCGGACTACCGCAAGAACACCGACGCCCTGGTCACCGAGCTGAACGCCCTCAACACGGCGTACGAGACCGGGCTGAAGAACACCGCCACCAAGACGTTCATCACCACGCACTCCGCCTTCGGGTACCTCGCCGAGCGCTACGGCCTCACCCAGGAGGGCATCGCCGGCATCGACCCCGAGGCCGAGCCCAGCCCGGCCCGGATCGACGAGATCCACTCCGTCGCCGAGAAGAGCAAGGCGACCACCGTGTTCTTCGAGACGCTCGCCAGCGACAAGACCGCCAAGACCCTCGCGAAGGACCTCGGACTGAAGACCGGCGTCCTGGACCCGCTGGAGGGAATCACCGACAAGTCCGCCGGCGCTGACTACACCGAGGTCATGGAGTCCAACCTCGCCGCGCTGCAGAAGGCACTCGGCGCGAAGTGA
- a CDS encoding metal ABC transporter permease produces MMLEFLNPPFMQRALIAAVLVGITAPAIGIYLVQRRQALMGDGIGHVAMTGVGLGFLLSTNPVWMATLVAVAGSVVMELIRWYGRTRGDIALAMLFYGGMAGGVMLINLSDTGSNANLTSFLFGSLSTVSEEDVIAIVALAAFVVLVTVGLRRQLFAVSQDEEFARVTGLPVRALNLLVAVTAAITVTVAMRVVGLLLVSALMVVPVAAAQQIAKSFKVTFVLAVVIGTAVTLAGTVTSYYQDVPPGATIVLLAIAAFVMLTALATPLARRRARGGASDADRCTLEVPAARPAKDDVRV; encoded by the coding sequence ATCATGCTGGAATTCCTGAATCCCCCCTTCATGCAGCGGGCCCTGATCGCGGCGGTCCTGGTCGGGATCACCGCGCCCGCCATCGGCATCTACCTGGTACAGCGCCGTCAGGCCCTGATGGGCGACGGCATCGGGCACGTCGCGATGACCGGTGTCGGCCTCGGCTTCCTGCTCTCCACCAACCCGGTGTGGATGGCGACGCTGGTCGCCGTGGCGGGCTCGGTCGTGATGGAGCTGATCCGCTGGTACGGCCGCACCCGCGGCGACATCGCCCTGGCCATGCTGTTCTACGGCGGCATGGCGGGCGGGGTGATGCTGATCAACCTCTCGGACACCGGCTCCAACGCCAACCTGACGTCGTTCCTCTTCGGCTCCCTCTCGACGGTCTCCGAGGAGGACGTCATCGCGATCGTCGCGCTGGCCGCCTTCGTGGTGCTGGTCACCGTGGGGCTGCGGAGGCAGCTGTTCGCCGTCAGCCAGGACGAGGAGTTCGCCCGGGTCACCGGACTGCCGGTGCGGGCGCTCAACCTGCTCGTCGCCGTGACCGCGGCGATCACCGTCACCGTCGCGATGCGGGTCGTCGGCCTGCTGCTGGTCAGCGCGCTGATGGTCGTGCCGGTCGCCGCCGCGCAGCAGATCGCGAAGTCCTTCAAGGTGACGTTCGTCCTGGCCGTCGTCATCGGCACGGCAGTCACCCTGGCCGGCACCGTGACGTCGTACTACCAGGACGTGCCGCCGGGCGCGACGATCGTGCTGCTGGCCATCGCCGCGTTCGTCATGCTCACGGCGCTCGCCACGCCGCTGGCCCGCAGGCGCGCCCGGGGCGGCGCGAGCGACGCCGACCGGTGCACCCTTGAGGTACCGGCCGCCCGCCCGGCGAAGGACGACGTGCGGGTGTGA
- a CDS encoding Fur family transcriptional regulator: MATAPISGTNAAPVRGRSTRQRAAVAAALDEVDEFRSAQDLHDVLKHRGDSVGLTTVYRTLQSLADAGEVDVLRTTDGEAVYRRCSTGDHHHHLVCRVCGKAVEVEGPAVEQWAETIASQHGYVNVAHTVEIFGTCADCANSGD, from the coding sequence GTGGCGACGGCGCCGATCAGTGGCACGAACGCGGCTCCGGTACGCGGCCGGTCCACCCGGCAGCGGGCGGCGGTCGCGGCGGCGCTCGACGAGGTCGACGAGTTCCGCAGCGCCCAGGACCTGCACGACGTGCTCAAGCACCGGGGCGACTCGGTCGGGCTGACCACGGTCTACCGCACGCTCCAGTCCCTCGCCGACGCCGGCGAGGTCGACGTCCTGCGCACCACGGACGGCGAGGCCGTCTACCGGCGCTGCTCGACGGGTGATCACCACCACCACCTGGTCTGCCGCGTCTGCGGGAAGGCCGTCGAGGTCGAGGGCCCCGCGGTGGAGCAGTGGGCCGAGACCATCGCCTCGCAGCACGGCTACGTCAACGTGGCCCACACGGTGGAGATCTTCGGGACCTGCGCGGACTGCGCGAACTCCGGGGACTGA
- a CDS encoding isoprenyl transferase, protein MAVRGMLGGRNRREYKTPEPHPSGATPPKIPGELVPKHVAVVMDGNGRWAKERGLPRTEGHKVGEGVVMDVLKGCIEMGVKNLSLYAFSTENWKRSPDEVKFLMNFNRDVIRRRRDEMDALGIRIRWVGRMPKLWKSVVQELQVAQEQTKDNDKMTLYFCVNYGGRAEIADAAQRIAEDVAAGRLDPSKVNEKTFAKYIYYPDMPDVDLFVRPSGEQRTSNYLIWQSAYAEMVFQDVLWPDFDRRDLWNACLEFARRDRRFGGAQEITKDEKPAEG, encoded by the coding sequence ATGGCAGTACGCGGGATGCTCGGCGGCCGTAACCGGCGTGAGTACAAGACCCCCGAGCCGCACCCCTCCGGCGCCACCCCGCCGAAGATCCCCGGCGAGCTCGTGCCCAAGCACGTGGCCGTCGTGATGGACGGGAACGGCCGCTGGGCCAAGGAGCGGGGTCTCCCGCGCACCGAGGGCCACAAGGTCGGTGAGGGCGTCGTCATGGACGTCCTCAAGGGCTGCATCGAGATGGGCGTCAAGAACCTCTCGCTGTACGCGTTCTCCACGGAGAACTGGAAGCGCTCGCCGGACGAGGTGAAGTTCCTCATGAACTTCAACCGGGACGTCATCCGCCGCCGCCGGGACGAGATGGACGCGCTCGGCATCCGCATCCGCTGGGTCGGCCGCATGCCGAAGCTGTGGAAGTCCGTCGTCCAGGAGCTCCAGGTCGCCCAGGAGCAGACCAAGGACAACGACAAGATGACGCTGTACTTCTGCGTCAACTACGGCGGCCGCGCCGAGATCGCCGACGCCGCGCAGCGCATCGCCGAGGACGTCGCCGCGGGGAGGCTCGACCCGTCGAAGGTGAACGAGAAGACGTTCGCGAAGTACATCTACTACCCGGACATGCCGGACGTGGACCTCTTCGTGCGCCCCAGCGGGGAGCAGCGCACGTCCAACTACCTGATCTGGCAGAGTGCCTACGCCGAGATGGTCTTCCAGGACGTCCTGTGGCCGGACTTCGACCGCCGTGACCTGTGGAACGCCTGCCTGGAGTTCGCCCGGCGCGACCGGCGGTTCGGCGGCGCGCAGGAGATCACCAAGGACGAGAAGCCCGCGGAGGGCTGA